In the Pithys albifrons albifrons isolate INPA30051 chromosome 3, PitAlb_v1, whole genome shotgun sequence genome, one interval contains:
- the IL2RA gene encoding interleukin-2 receptor subunit alpha has protein sequence MWTSPMELKCLLMWLLFGFVIGNKEEKCPPSPRTEFADVTAEMYVPGTELYYECDSGYDRISGAYPGIKCKREQQGASWAYSGFKCIDKNILLSVGATTEVHFTQEPESKTQSPEPQKQEDFSDFNQKDFCGPPKALPHASLKVKKHYYVGQELHFKCQSGYDKRPPTSGTSTCKKVNGIIIWTPLDVQCTNDSSKWPAQTIEPGTTQPSSSSSVTLPVTALCFVLLIIPAVFV, from the exons ATGTGGACAAGTCCCATGGAACTCAAGTGCCTTTTGATGTGGCTCTTGTTTGGATTTGTCATAGGGAACAAAGAAG AAAAATGCCCACCTTCTCCAAGAACTGAATTTGCTGATGTAACTGCTGAAATGTATGTGCCTGGGACTGAGCTGTACTATGAATGTGACAGTGGCTATGACAGAATAAGTGGTGCCTACCCAGGAATTAAGTGTAAGAGGGAACAGCAGGGTGCCTCTTGGGCCTACAGTGGATTTAAGTGCATTG ACAAGAACATTTTGCTGTCCGTGGGTGCTACAACAGAGGTACATTTTACACAGGAGCCAGAGAGTAAAACACAGAGCCCTGAACCCCAGAAGCAAGAAGACTTTTCAGACTTCAACCAGAAAG ATTTTTGTGGTCCTCCCAAGGCCCTTCCACATGCCTCCTTAAAAGTGAAGAAACACTATTATGTGGGACAAGAGTTACATTTCAAATGCCAGAGTGGTTATGATAAGCGACCCCCCACCTCTGGCACCAGCACATGTAAGAAGGTGAACGGCATCATCATCTGGACCCCTCTGGACGTGCAATGTACCAATGACAGCAGCAAGTGGCCAGCACAGACTATTGAGCCAG GTACAACTCAACCATCCTCTTCCTCATCAGTGACACTACCAGTGACAG